GGGCGAGTCGCGGCACCACGCGACGGTCTTGGAGGTCTCTTCGAGCAGGTACCTGTGGGCGTCGCCCGGGAACAGCGAGCAGGTGTGGCCGTCGGGGCCGCAGCcgagcagcagcaggtCGAAGCCCGCGGCCGGCAGCAGCGACGCGTACTCCTCCGCGATCTTCTCGTTCTGGTGCGAGCCCTGCTGGACCAGCGCCTCGTTGATGGCGTAGACGGTGGGCCCGAGGTTCAGATGGTCGCCGTGGTGCGAGAGCGGGTCCAGCACCGCTGTCTTGAACGCTCCGTAGTTGCTCTGGGGGTCGTCGAGCGGCACCAGTCTCTCGTCGCAGAAGTAGATCTGCCACTTGGACCACTTCACCTTGGCGGAcagctcgtcgtcgtcgaccAGGCTCGCTCTCAGAACGTTCACGAGCGAGCCTCCGCTGATCGCAACGGTGAAGGTGCTGTTGCCGTCGGCCGCAAGGGCGCGCTCCTGGCATTCCACGATAAACTCGCCTACTTTGCGAGCC
Above is a genomic segment from Torulaspora globosa chromosome 1, complete sequence containing:
- a CDS encoding 6-phosphogluconolactonase (ancestral locus Anc_5.78), coding for MVKVSPESQALGTVSGSSSHHSEALLMDLTALEQCLVTRSSTRAVLIGRGNWDIKSTAPAGRPGAVFSSYIDRLQVLLMVEVYKYSEKQVLARKVGEFIVECQERALAADGNSTFTVAISGGSLVNVLRASLVDDDELSAKVKWSKWQIYFCDERLVPLDDPQSNYGAFKTAVLDPLSHHGDHLNLGPTVYAINEALVQQGSHQNEKIAEEYASLLPAAGFDLLLLGCGPDGHTCSLFPGDAHRYLLEETSKTVAWCRDSPKPPSDRITFTLPVIARSRNIAFVAEGSSKQQIMHKIFDDRNVSLPTALINASYGEKVRWYVDDDAFARVADSSVLANR